One part of the Solanum dulcamara chromosome 8, daSolDulc1.2, whole genome shotgun sequence genome encodes these proteins:
- the LOC129900804 gene encoding uncharacterized protein LOC129900804: MPKDRMVNSSSFNGARVSPYACSSKNTDLPPVENEREWEEVRCVICMEHPHNAVLLLCSSGEKGCLPYMCDTSYRHSNCLDQFCKLSSGTQSEVQQERSTISETMLHRGNQGQPSSRTTWSTWGQQPELVCPLCRGQIKGWIVADAARKFMNSKQRSCSLETCNFNGNYGELRKHARLEHPSDRPAEADLQRLSDWRRLETQRDAGDTLSAYQTPLGELYPPDDFFQLPAGMFDFLDDVYPETEDGSSEDNNLLMDLAIEFPFLNNFPYVTWDI; this comes from the coding sequence ATGCCGAAAGATAGAATGGTGAATTCTTCGTCCTTCAATGGGGCAAGGGTATCTCCTTATGCTTGCAGCTCAAAGAATACTGACCTACCACCAGTAGAGAATGAAAGAGAATGGGAAGAAGTTAGGTGCGTCATATGTATGGAGCATCCACACAATGCTGTCCTTCTACTTTGTTCATCAGGGGAAAAGGGTTGCCTGCCTTATATGTGCGACACAAGTTACCGTCATTCAAATTGTCTTGATCAATTTTGTAAACTATCATCTGGAACACAATCAGAAGTTCAACAAGAAAGAAGTACTATATCAGAGACGATGCTCCACAGGGGAAATCAGGGACAACCTTCATCAAGAACAACCTGGTCTACTTGGGGACAGCAACCAGAGCTTGTCTGCCCTCTTTGCCGGGGACAGATTAAAGGATGGATTGTTGCAGATGCAGCTCGTAAATTCATGAATTCCAAACAGAGGAGTTGTTCCTTGGAGACATGCAATTTTAATGGCAATTATGGAGAACTAAGAAAGCATGCCAGGCTTGAGCATCCCTCAGACAGGCCAGCCGAGGCTGACCTTCAAAGACTGTCTGATTGGAGAAGGTTGGAGACTCAAAGAGACGCTGGGGATACTCTCAGTGCATATCAGACGCCATTAGGTGAACTCTATCCTCCAGATGACTTCTTTCAGCTGCCTGCTGGTATGTTTGACTTCCTAGATGATGTGTACCCTGAGACTGAGGATGGCTCAAGTGAAGACAACAATTTGTTAATGGATTTGGCAATTGAGTTCCCCTTCCTGAATAACTTCCCATATGTGACTTGGGACATATGA
- the LOC129898682 gene encoding uncharacterized protein LOC129898682: MASHGNDNLFSSVQNQMRRDGSDAPSDIHNQNQGFIQETGNQVKNMAQGAADIGKGAAQGAVSVVRGAALGAANIAQGAADAVKNTVGGASNDNAATGGIPNYLDEYPKHNPTNTKI; encoded by the exons ATGGCTAGCCACGGTAATGACAACCTTTTTAGCAGTGTCCAAAATCAG ATGAGGAGAGATGGCTCAGACGCACCTTCTGATATCCATAACCAGAACCAAGGCTTCATTCAAGAG ACTGGGAATCAAGTGAAGAACATGGCACAAGGAGCAGCAGATATTGGAAAAGGAGCAGCACAAGGTGCAGTAAGCGTGGTTCGTGGAGCTGCCTTGGGTGCTGCTAACATAGCTCAAGGTGCGGCTGATGCTGTCAAGAATACTGTTGGAGGAGCAAGTAATGACAACGCCGCTACCGGCGGTATCCCAAATTACCTTGATGAATACCCCAAACACAATCCAACTAACACCAAGATTTAa